TGAGAAAAATTTATAAGCTGTTTTAAATGCAATTTCTAAATTGAGCTATTTATATTGATCTAAATTCGAGCGAATTGCATAAATAATTTCAGTATAATTTTCAAATATATCGGGCGAAATAATTTCTTGTTCGCCATTAGTCAAATGTATAGCACTTAAATGATAACCGTCGCTTACCAGTCCACTTTCGACCTTTTGTTGGATTTTAATTCTTTCAATATTTAAAATGGCATCATAAAGTAATGTTTTACTAGTAGTAAAGAATAAATATTTGATTACAATTTTATCATTATAAACATGTATCGTTTGTAAAGTAAGAATTGAAATAATTTGAATAATCAATATAATACTAATTAGTATTCCAATCCAAAAAGGAGCATATTCAAAATTAAATCTTCCGTTTTCCATTATTGACATTTGCAAAAACTTTATCGACATGGTGATTCCAACTATAAGTCCAATAGTAACTCGTGCCCAATACATTTGTCTGAATTTCGAACTAACATTCATTTTTAATTCCGTTTGATGTTTGGTTATTTATTATTTCTTGTGATTTTTTTTCGAAAATTTACTAAAGTTTTTTTTTAATAAAAAACACAAATATCTTCCAATTCTTTTCTTTTTATATCTGGAACCCAACATTCCTCTGCAGGATAACCCACTGGAATTAATAAAAAAGGTTTTTCGTTTTCGGGGCGATTTAGGATTTTGGTGATGAAATTCATGGGGCTTGGTGTGTGTGTTAAAGAAACTAAACCAGCATCATGGATAGCGGCCAATAAAAAACCGCAAGCTAAGCCTACACTTTCCTGTACGTAATAATTATTTTTCTTTTTTCCTTCATCGTCAAATTCATAAATGCGTCTAAAAACAATAATGATATAGGGAGCAGTTTCTAAAAAGGGTTTATGCCAATCGGTTCCTAAAGGTTTCAAATCGTCAAGCCATTCGCTTGACATTCGAGATTCATAACTTTGAAGTTCTTCCTCTTCGGCAGCGATGCGTATTTGTTTTTTAATTTCAGGATTTTCGACTACACAAAAAGTCCAAGGCTGTTTGTGTGCACCAGATGGAGCAGTGGAAGCAGTTTTGATTATGGTTTCGATTACTTCACGAGCTACAGGAAAATTTGAAAATCCTCTAACTGAGCGTCTTGTATCCATGAATTCGTAAAAAGATTTAGCGCGTTCTAGTATTGCTTTATCTTCTAAAATGGGTTTGCTATAAGCAATATAAGGATAATCTTCTATGATTTTTTTAATAGGCATTTTCAAATATTTGTATTCTCAAATATAATTAAATTTATTGGGGAGTACTGCAAATGAGTTGCTATTTAGGGACAAAAAAAATCCCAATGTTGGGATTTTATCTAATGTGTTTTTTGATTGATTTTATGTTGCTAGTTCTTTATTTTTGACTAAATGTTTTTTGTACCAAACGGCAGCTAAATTGGCTACTTCTATTAGTTTTTCGGGTTCTGCAAAAAGATGACTGGCACCAGGAACTATTTTCATTTCTTTTATAGCTTCCAATTCATCAAAAGCAATTTTATTCATTTCAATTACAGGCACATCCATACCGCCTACAATTAATAAGGTGGGTGCTGTTACTTGATGTAGTACTCCCAAAGCTAAATCTGGTCGGCCACCTCGAGATACTACAGATTGTATTAGATTTCCAAAATAAGCGGCCGCTCGTAATGCAGATGCAGCTCCTGTACTGGCACCAAAATAACCGATAGGCATGTTTTTTACATAAGAATAGGTCATAAGCCATTCTGTGGTTTCAATCAAGCGACCCGCCAGTAAATCAATATTGAACCTATTTCGATACACTTCGTCTTCTTCTAAGGTAAGTAAATCAAATAATAAAGTTCCTATATTTTGCTTTTGTAGTAGTTCCGCAACCATTCTGTTTCTAGGACTCAATCGGCTACTACCGCTTCCATGAGAAAAGACAACAATTCCAATTGCATTTTCAGGAATGACTAAATCCCCTTTCAGTGTCACTGAAGTCAAAGGGATATTTATTTCTAATTTCTTCATGATTTTAAATTTTAAAATGAATAATTAGTAGGTCTTGATTCTTTATTGATTTGGGGCGGTAACCTGTAGCATTTGTATTACTTCTTCGTCTTTGACTGGATTAAATTCTTGATAAAATTCACCTACAGCTCTAAAGTTGTGAGGGGCTAGTATGTAAACTAATTCATCAGCATATTGTTCAAAAATGGGTATTGTATCATAAGGTAAAACGGGAACAGCAACAATTATTTTAGAAGGCTTCTTTTTTCGCAACATGGCAATACTGGCTAGGAGTGTATTTCCTGTAGCAATTCCATCATCAACTAGAATTACATTTTTTCTGTTAATATCAAGGGGTTTGTTATTGCCTCTATATAGCTTGTATTTTTCCGCTAGTAATTGGCGTAATCGTATAGTTTCATTATGAATATAACTGTCAGAAACACTTATTTGATCATCTATAATCACAGAGTCTAATGCTATCGCGCCTATAGCAAATTCCTTGTTGTTAGGATGCCCTATCTTTTTTGAAAGTATGATGTCTAAAGGAAGTTGTAGTTTTTTAGCAATTGCATAACCTATAGGCACACCACCCCTTGGTACAGCCAAAACAATAGCATTGCTATGACTGTATTTTTTTAATTTATCTTTTAGCATTAATGCAGCTTCTAATCGATCTTTAAACATATACTAAATTATTAGAATACTAAATTCAATCTATATAAATATACTGATTTTCAGCTGTTTAAAG
The Flavobacterium sp. WC2421 genome window above contains:
- a CDS encoding nitroreductase family protein, translated to MPIKKIIEDYPYIAYSKPILEDKAILERAKSFYEFMDTRRSVRGFSNFPVAREVIETIIKTASTAPSGAHKQPWTFCVVENPEIKKQIRIAAEEEELQSYESRMSSEWLDDLKPLGTDWHKPFLETAPYIIIVFRRIYEFDDEGKKKNNYYVQESVGLACGFLLAAIHDAGLVSLTHTPSPMNFITKILNRPENEKPFLLIPVGYPAEECWVPDIKRKELEDICVFY
- a CDS encoding dienelactone hydrolase family protein, with protein sequence MKKLEINIPLTSVTLKGDLVIPENAIGIVVFSHGSGSSRLSPRNRMVAELLQKQNIGTLLFDLLTLEEDEVYRNRFNIDLLAGRLIETTEWLMTYSYVKNMPIGYFGASTGAASALRAAAYFGNLIQSVVSRGGRPDLALGVLHQVTAPTLLIVGGMDVPVIEMNKIAFDELEAIKEMKIVPGASHLFAEPEKLIEVANLAAVWYKKHLVKNKELAT
- a CDS encoding phosphoribosyltransferase encodes the protein MFKDRLEAALMLKDKLKKYSHSNAIVLAVPRGGVPIGYAIAKKLQLPLDIILSKKIGHPNNKEFAIGAIALDSVIIDDQISVSDSYIHNETIRLRQLLAEKYKLYRGNNKPLDINRKNVILVDDGIATGNTLLASIAMLRKKKPSKIIVAVPVLPYDTIPIFEQYADELVYILAPHNFRAVGEFYQEFNPVKDEEVIQMLQVTAPNQ